The DNA region CCTGAAGCTCATCAACCCGAGCTTCTACCACCTCGACACCGCCATCGCCGTGCTCGACCCCGAGCCCGCCGCTGACGGCACCAGCAACATCGCCTACCTCGAGAGCGCCTTCGACGAGCCGTCGCTGGCGATCCTGCGCGAGCGCTTCCCCGACGCGATCATCGCGACGGAGGAGGACGCCGCGATCCTCGGCCTGAACTCCTACTCCGACGGGTACAACGTCGTGATCGCCGCGCGCGCTGTTCGGTTCGCCGAGCAGCTGAAGGAGAAGGGCTACAACCCGATCGGTGTCGACCTGTCCGAGCTGCTGCTCGGCGGTGGCGGCGTGAAGTGCTGCACGCTCGACCTGCACCCGGTCGGCACCGGCAACTCGGTCGCCCGCTCGCTCGGGGTGAGCTGATGTCGGCGGCAGCGTCGCTCGGGGTCAACACCGCGGCGGCGCTCGCCGTCGAGGACCGCGCCCTCGCGCACAACTACAGCCCGCTGCCCGTCGTCATCGCGTCGGGCTCCGGAGCGACCGTCACCGACGTCGACGGCAAGCAGTACCTGGACGGCCTCGCCGCGTACTCCGCGGTGAACTTCGGCCACGGCAACCCGCGGCTGCTCGACGCCGCCCGGGCGCAGCTCGACCGGGTGACGCTCACGAGTCGCGCGTTCGTGAACGACCAGCTCGGGCCGTTCGCCACGGCGCTGGCGGCGTTGACGGAGACCGAGATGGTCCTGCCGATGAACACCGGTGCCGAGGCCGTCGAGTCCGCGATCAAGGTGTCCCGCGCCTGGGGCTACCGCGTGAAGGGCGTCCCTGCTGAGCAGGCGACGATCATCGTCGCGTCCGGGAACTTCCACGGCCGCACGACGACGATCATCTCGTTCTCGGACGACCCCGACGCCCGGAACGACTTCGGCCCGTACACGCCGGGGTTCCGCACCGTGCCGTACGGCGATGCCGAAGCCCTGCGCGCGGCGATGGACGAGACCGTCGTCGCCGTGCTGCTCGAACCCATCCAGGGCGAGGGCGGCGTGGTCATCCCGCCGGCGTCGTACCTGCCTGCTGTCCGGGAGCTCTGCGACGAGTTCGGCGCGCTGTTCGTCGCCGACGAGATCCAGTCCGGGCTCGGGCGCACCGGCCACACCCTCGCCGTGCAGCGCGTCGGGGTCCGTCCCGACCTCATCACGCTCGGCAAGGCGCTCGGCGGCGGCATCGTGCCGGTGTCCGCGGTGGTGGGCTCGCGTGATGTCCTCGGCGTGCTGCGTCCCGGTGAGCACGGTTCGACGTTCGGCGGCAACCCGCTCGCCGCTGCCGTCGGCGCCGAGGTCGTGGCGATGCTCGGCGAGGGCACGTTCCAGCAGCGCGCCCTCGACGGCGAACCGCTGTTGCGCGGGCTGCTCGACGACCTGCTCGGCAAGGGGGTCGTGTCGCACCGCGTCGCCGGACTCTGGGCGGGGATCGACATCGACCCCGCGCTCGGCACCGGCAAGGCGATCTCGAAGGACCTCGCCGACCGCGGGCTGCTCGTGAAGGACACCCACGGTTCGACGATCCGCTTCGCCCCGCCGCTCGTGGTCACCGACGACGAGCTGCGCAGGGCGATCGGCACGCTCGCGTCGGTCCTGGCCGCGCGCGCCTGACCCGCGCGCTCGGCGCCACGCGCTCGCTTCGTGAGCAGAAATGGTCGGGTCGCCACACGGCACCCGACCATTTCTGCTCACCAAGCACGGATCACACCGCCCAGCGCGCCGCCAACTCGTCCATCAGGGCATCGAGGCGATCGTCGACGACCTGCGCGTCGGGGTTCGCCTCGAACCAGGCGATGACCTCGCGCACACCCTGCCGGTAGGGCGTCCGCGGCCGGTACCACGGCACGAGCGACCGGACCTTGCTGTTGTCGAACACCGAGCTGTTGGCCTTGTCGCCGAGCAGCGCCGCACCCCACTCGGCATCGGCGGCAGCGATGGCGTCCGCTGGCACGTGCACGATCCGCAGGTCGTCGACCCCGGCCGCCGCAGCGATCTCGTGTGCGATGGCGTTCCACGTCGGCGCCTCGTCGCTCGTGATCGTGAAGGCCTCACCGATCGCCGACGCATTGTCGAGCAGCCCGGTGAACCCGACCGCGAAGTCACGGCTGTGCGTCAGGGTCCACAGCGACGTGCCGTCACCGGTGATGATGATCGGCTTGCCGGCGCGCATCCGCGCCACCGCAGTCCAGCCGCCCGTCAGCGGTAGCTTCGTCTCGTCGTAGGTGTGCGACGGCCGCACGATCGTCACCGGGAAGTCCTGCTCCCGGTACGCCTCCATCAGCAGTTCCTCGCACGCGATCTTGTCGCGCGAGTACTGCCAGTACGGGTTCTTCAGCGGCGTCGACTCCGTGATCGGCAGGTGCGTCGCCGGCGTCTGGTACGCCGAGGCCGAGCTGATGAACACGTACTGCCGCGTCCGTCCGGCGAAGAAGTCGATGTCGGCCTGCACCTGGTCCGGCGTGAACGCCACCCAGTTCACGACCACGTCGAAGTGGCGGTCGCCGAGTGCGTCCGCCAGGGCGCTGCGGTCCGACACATCGGCCTGGAGGCGCGTCACACCCTCCGGGATCGGCCTGCCCCCGGTGGTCCCCCGGTTCAGGACCGTGACGTCGTGGCCCTGTTCGGTCGCCTCCCGCACACAGGAGGCGCTGATCACGCCGCTCCCGCCGATGAACAACACGCTCGCTCCGGTCATGGATGCTCCCTCGCTCTCCGCGGCGCAACCCTGCGCCGAACCCCTCCGATCCTGCCCCTCAGATGCTGGGTCGGGCATCGAGCACCGTGCCGAGCATCGTCACGTCCTGTGCCCAAGCCGCGGCGCCGGGCTGGATCCATCCGAGCAGTTCGATCGCGTAGTCGTGGTCCCGCCGAAGATCACGCCCATGGATCGGCTCGTGGTGTGCGGCCCGGTTGCGCACGAAGTGCAGTTGCTGCATCCGTGTCCGAACCTCGCGCTGGCGAGTCAGCGCATCCGCTGGGCCGTGTGGGAACGCGCGGTGGAGTGCTGGCGTCCACAGGGCCGTCAGGTAGCGAGACTCGAACAGGTACCGCCAGAACCCGAAGCTCAGTTCGGCAACGACTCGCCCGTGCACCTCTGCTCGTTTCCCCCCTCGCGTGGCACGCCTTCGCGCGACGACCAGATCGTTCCTGCCTTGTGCGTCGAGGGGAACGACGTCGAGCCAGGATGAGCCTGGGCGACGAGCAGTTGCCCAAGCGCGGAGCTGCACGTCTGCAGCGTTTCGCACCACGACCTCTACGGCCCCGGTCAGCTCCATCACGGCAGCCGCAGCTCGCATGTTCCATTCGTAGAGCCGGACAGCGCGTGCGTCGTCGGGCAGGGCTCGGAAGTAGGAACGAAGGCGTTCCCGCGTCAGCAGGTCGACCACGTCCGCCGGCTCCACGCGACCTCCAGTTGACATCGAACGCTCGCCCCATAGACTCATATATCGAAGACCCCGGAACGATCACTGGCTCAGTCCACATCGCCGGGGTTTCGTCTTGGGCTGCTGCATCTGAAACTTCAGCGTACAGGTACCCGCTTCCTGACCGAGTGCTCCTGGGGGCGGCGCGACTACCGTCACGGTTCGGGTCGCATCGACGCGCCCCACGACAGGAGTGACACGCACATGGAGTACCGCTACCTCGGCAACTCGGGCCTCAAGGTCTCCGAGATCACCTACGGCAACTGGCTCACCCACGCCTCCCAGGTCGAGAACGACGCGGCGATCGCCTGCGTCCGGGCAGCGCTCGACGTCGGCATCTCGACGTTCGACACCGCCGACGTCTACGCAAACACCGGCGCCGAGACCGTCCTCGGCGAAGCCCTCAAAGGGGAGCGTCGCCAGTCGCTCGAGATCGCCACGAAGGTCTTCGGTCCGACCGGGCCCAAGGGGCACAACGACACCGGCCTGTCCCGCAAGCACATCCTCGAGTCGATCGACGGGTCGCTCGGCCGTCTGCAGACCGATTACGTCGACCTGTACCAGGCACACCGCTTCGACCACGAGACGCCGCTCGAGGAGACGATGCAGGCCTTCGCCGACATCGTGCGCCAGGGCAAGGTCCTGTACGTCGGCGTGAGCGAGTGGACCGCGGAGCAGCTCCGTGCCGGCGCCGCGCTGGCGAAGGACCTCGGGTTCCAGCTCATCTCGAACCAGCCGCAGTACTCGGCGCTGTGGCGGGTCATCGAGGAAGAGGTGGTGCCGACCTCGAAGGAGCTCGGCATCTCGCAGATCGTCTGGTCCCCGATCGCCCAGGGTGTCCTGACCGGCAAGTACAAGCCGGGTCAGCCGCTGCCCGAGGGCTCACGCGCGACCGACGACAAGGGCGGCGCGGACATGATCAAGCGGTTCATGCGCGACGAGGTGTTGTCCTCGGTGCAGGAGCTCGAGCCGATCGCGAAGGAGCTCGACCTGTCGATGGCACAGCTCGCCGTCGCCTGGGTGCTGCAGAACGAGAACGTCGCGAGTGCGATCATCGGGGCGTCGCGTCCGGAGCAGGTGCACGACAACGCTGGTGCTGCCGGTGTCACGATCCCCGCGGAGCTGCTCGCCCGGATCGACGACGCCCTCGGTGCCGTCGTCGAGCGCGACCCGGCGAAGACGAACGACAGCAGCCCGAAGACCCGCGAGGCCTAGCGCCGACCCGGGCCGGACGGCTCAGACAACGGAAAAGGCCCCCTGCCGAAGCAGGGGGCCTTCACCGGTGGCTGGACACGGCATCGATCCGTGGACCTTTCGATTTTCAGTTGGATTCTGAAGCGATCGGCGGCACTATCCAGGCCCGCTTGCGAGAGAGTTCTGGGCCCGCCGCGCTTGACTACCTCAGTTGATGCTCGATGGCCTAGGTGCGCCACCGGCACGACACCGGCACTCTGACGACGGTCGTTGCTCGTCTTCTGCGGCGCCGTCACGTCGGCGACGTCCCCCCAACGGGCTACAGACGAGCCTCGCATGCACAGGCAGACTGACCCCATGCGCCTAATAGGAGTATCCCTCGAAAACTTCCGCTGCTACAGGGAAAGGGTTCACGTCCCGCTTGGCGACTTCGCTGCGCTGATCGGAAGGAACGACGCGGGTAAGTCAACGATCCTAGAAGCTCTTGCGATATTCTTCGGAGTTCAAAAGGCAGACCAGGACGATGCCAGTAAAAACGGCGATCGAACCAGAGTGGTGATTTCCTGCCAATTTGATCAGCTTCCCGAATCTATCGTCCTGGATTCGACTTTCAAGACCTCATTTGAGCAGGAGTATCTGCTTAATCGGCAGGGGCTTCTTGAGGTCGAGCAGGTATTCGACGGCACGCAGAAAGCGCCTGGTAAGAAGATCTACCTGCGGGCTGACCACCCGACCGCTACCCAGGCAGACGACCTGATCACGTTGACAAGAGCAGCACTAGTCAAGAGGGCAAAGGATCTGGGTGTCGACCTCTCGAGCGTGAACCAGACGATCAACGCGGAACTGCGTGCCGCGATCCGGGATCATCTCACCGATCTAGAGCTCCGGGAAAGTCTCGTGCCAGTAAGCGCCGACGGTGCAAAGGAAGTGTTTGGGAAGATACAGCAGGAGCTTCCATCATTCTTCTTGTTCAGCGCTGACCGGCCAAGTACTGATCAGGACGTTGAAGCGCAAGACCCTATGCGCGCAGCCGTCAGGATCGCGATTGACGGACAGAAAGACGAGCTAGAAGCGATCGCTCGCTCTGTAAACGCGCAGCTCACGGAGGTTGTGTCAAAGACCTTGGAGAAGATCTCCGCAATGTCCCCTTCCATCGCCAAAGGCCTAACGCCGCGCATTGGCGACGAGATGAAGTGGGACTCGGTCTTCAAGGTGTCGCTCCACGGGGAGTCCGGGATTCCGATAAACAAGCGGGGGAGTGGCGTCCGGAGAATGGTTCTGCTCGGTTTCCTTCAAGCTCAGGCTGAACTTAAAAGTGCTGGTGGGAATGTAATTTACGCGATCGAAGAGCCCGAGACGGGCCAGCACCCGGACCACCAGAAGGCGCTACTCAACGCGGTCAGGGATATCGCTGAGCGTGAGGGCGCGCAGGTAATCATGACGACACATACCCCGACGCTGGGGCGACTGGTCCCTGAAGAATCTCTGCGCTACATCAGCGTGCTTGACGACGGAACTCGCAAGGTGTTACCCGTTGGATCGGAAACCTTTGAGGCCGTAACCGAAGCGCTGGGGATCTTGCCTGATCATCGCGTGAAGGTTTTTGTCGGTGTGGAGGGCAAGCATGATATGTCCTTCCTCAACATCATCTCGCACACGCTCTCGAAATCAGAGCCTGATATCGCCGACCTCTCCGAGCTAGAAGCCTCAGGGCAGTTGATCTACGTGCCTGCTGGGGGAAGCAACGTGGCGCTTTGGGTATCGCGGCTGCGCGATCTGAAAATCCGTGAGTTCCATCTTTTTGATCGCGATCTGCAGCCACCGAAGAGTCCCAAATATCACAAGGTGGCAGACGAGCACAATGCGTTCGAGCTTGTGGAGGCAGTTCACACTGGCAAGCGTGAACTCGAAAATTATCTCCACGTGGATGCTATCCGCCTAGCTCGACCCGGGTATGAGTTCGCCAACTTCGGTGAGTGGGACTCTGTTCCTGCTGTATGTGCTCAGGCTCTCTATGAAGCAGAGGACAACGGCATCGCTTGGGCCGACCTCGAAAAAGATAAGCGCAAGAGCAAGGCAAACAGCGCGAAGTCCTGGCTCAACATGGACGCCGTCGGCCACATGACAGCGGAGATGCTTAACGAGATTGACGGACCGGGTGACCTTCGGGGTTGGCTGCGGCGCATCACGCAGATAGTCCGATCAAGCTGATCTTAGACGCTTGTAAGTCTCCTATCCTCGGAGAGTTGCCGTCCACAGGTGTAGCGAGTCCTTACTGCCCACAATGAAGTGTAGGAGAACCAATGACTGACCAAATCACGTGCCCTCAGTGCGGCAAGGCGTTCACGATTGACGAGGTGAACTATGCGAAGATTGTGGATCAGGTACGAAATGCGGAATTCGAAGCTGCAGTACATGACCGGCTGGAGACTGCGGCGCGAGATCAGTCTGTGGCCGTGGAGCTCGCGCTTGCTAAGGCTGCAGCAGAATATGAGCGAGCGGCTGCGGCTAAATCGATTGAACTCGACCGCTTGTCCGAAGAGATGAAGTCGGCAGAGCTGCGGACTCAGGTTGCAGTGCAAGAGGCTACTGCGAATGTACTCCAGGAGCGCGATTCCTTGCTGGAGAAGTACAACAGCGAGAAGGTCGAAGCCGCGTCTATGCTTGCGCAGGCGAGGGCGGAAGCGGCAGCGACATTGGCCGCGGAGAAGTCTGCAGGGGCCGCAGAAATCGCGCGTGTGGAGGCTGATTTGCATTCGGCTGGACTTTCAAAGCAGATCGCTGTTAAAGAGGCAGTCGAGTCCATCGCTCACGAGCGCGATTCATTCAAGGCGGAAGCTGAACGTAAAGAACTGGAAAAGATGCTCGTAGAGACTTCACTGAAGGACAAGTACGAGACGCAGTTGAGGGATCGCGAGGATGAGATTGAGAGGTGGAAGGATCTTAAGGCTCGTCTTTCGACGAAGATGTTGGGCGAGACGCTTGAGCAACATTGCGAGATCGAGTTCGAGCGTTGGCGATCTTCTGCTTTCCGGTCGGCTTCGTTCGGGAAGGATAACGATTCCTCTCAAGGCAGCAAGGGTGACTATATCTACCGAGACTTCGATGAAGACCAGGTGGAGTTTGTGTCCATCATGTTTGAGATGAAGAATGAGGACCAGGCTACAAGCAGCAAGCGTAAAAATGAGGACTTCCTCAAAGAGCTGGACAAGGATAGAAACCAAAAGGGTTGCGAATATGCCGTTTTGGTCTCCCTGCTCGAGCCAGATAGTGAGCTCTATAACGGCGGCATCGTTGACGTTTCGCATCTCTATCCGAAAATGTATGTAGTCCGTCCGCAGTTCTTCATTCCTATGATTACTGTTTTGCGTAATGCGGCCTTGAGTACGGTGCAGGTGAAGAATGAGCTACTTCGAGTTCGGGAACAAAACCTCGATATCACGAAGTTTGAGGATAAACTACAAATCTTTAAGGATGGTTTTGGTCGGAACTATAATCTTGCTCAATCCCAGTTCCAGGAGGCCATCAAGCGCATTGATGAGGCGATCAAGGATCTAGAGAAGACTAAGGAGGCCCTGCTTAGGTCCGGCAACAACTTGCGACTTGCTAATGACAAGGCAGAGGGGCTGACGATCAAGGCGCTGACTCGTGGTAACCCGACGATGGCGGCAAAGTTTGAGGCGGTCGATGAAGGCGAGTAGTGGGCGAACGATGCCGGTAGCTGCTTTGGTATCCGTTGGATACGCACCTTCAATTGAGCGATGTGGATCTCATCGCGGAACGAAGGTCAGACGGTGGGTGGCCCGTCGAGACGAGGAGCGCCCGGACCGCAGCGGAGCGAGGACCGGACGCACCGCAGGCTCGGCGGGCCACCCTGGCGCGTCAGCGCCTTGAACGAGTAGAGAAAGTTCTCACAGCTCGGGCTGAAGCGCTGGCCGGGGCAGTCGGGTAACCTGTCTAGATATGAACCGTCTGGCTGCTTCTGACCTCGGCGAGCTCGACCGAGCTTCTGGCGATCCGCTGTATCGCCAGATCGCCGACCGGCTCCTCGATCTCATGCAGGCCGGCGCGCTGGCCTCCGGGGACATGCTGCCGTCGACGCCCGAGCTGTCTCGGCACTTCGGCGTGGCACCCATGACGATCCGCGAGGCGTTGAACGTCCTTCGCGCAGCCGGGCGGATCGTGTCGGAGAAGGGCAAGGGTGTGTACGTGGACGGGCCACCGCCGTTACGCGTGGCCATGAGGACGCTCTCCTTCGACGCGTCAGCGTTGCCTGCGCTGACTGGTGCGCTGCCGAAGCTGCCGGACCTCGCTGACGTGCTGGCGATGCTCGCCGCGGGTGATCTTCGACTGACCGACTCGCGCGCGTTGTCTAATCGAGGAGGGCTAGTGTCCGCTCCGCAGTGGCTGGGTGAGGGCCGAGTGCTGGAGATCTTCCACAAGCACTCCGGTCAGGTCTTCGCCGTGAGCCGCTACGTCCTCCCTGAGGCCTCGCCGCATGGCGATGCAGTCACCGAATCCGTAGCGACTTTGTGCGCGGTTGCCGACTCGGTGGATGGACTGCACGAGGAGGTCCTGAGCAGGATGCCGACTCGGAGCGAGGCTGCGGATCTGCTTCTGCCGAGGGAGCAGCCTGTGCTTGTCACGCGGCATGTCGGACTGAGCGACGGGGTTGAGGTCATACGGTCGGAGACCGTTCGTGACGGTCGTGCGCCGGTCACGTTGGTTGACTTGCCTGTCTAGATAAGTTACCGTTGGCCTCAGTAGGTGTCGGTGGGCGCTTACTGCAACCTATCTAGACAGACCAAGTTAGAGAGGAATGCCATGGCACTCCAGACAGCAATCCCGGTGAGCTTCGACGCGTACTTCCCGAAGGGCGCGTTCATGGTGGGTGAGGTCGAGCCGGTCGTGAAGTGGTCCGACGACGGCCAGCGTCAGGGACAGGACCTCGACAAGAACTCCGGTCAGCCGATGTGGCAGGTGCGCGTGATCGACGCTGATCCTGACGCGCGCAAGGGCCAGAACGAGGTAACGGTCAAGATCATCAGCATCAGTGAGCCGGTTGCCCCGCCGGAGATCCAAGGCCTCCCGTTCCGGCCGGTCGTCTTCGATGGTCTGTCGGTCACCCCGTACGTGAAGGAGAACGGCGGTCGACCACGCGTCGCGTACTCACTCCGGGCTCGCGAGATGAAGGCCGCCGCGAAGCCACGGGGTGGTGAGTGATGAGTTGGTCCGTTCGTAAGGAGGTCCGCTACTGGTCTGACGAGTTCGAGGGGTTCGCCCGACGCTTCCGGTGGGTGCTGATCGGACTGATGATCCTCACTCTCGTGGATCTCTTGACCACCTGGTTGCCACTTGTGTGGTGGCTCAACGGCTTCGTGGCACTGATCTTCGCGCTTCGCCGTCTGCGGGTGTGGGGCACCATCGACGAAGCCCTCCACCGAGCGCAGCAGCGCTCGATCTCCCGGCACATCGTGGCCGCCTGGCCGGCTCTTGCGCAGACACTCCGGCTTGAAGCGCATGGTCCGAGTGGATCGCGTATCGCAGCCGGTATCGGTTCACCGAGCTGGGACGCAGATGCGTGTCTTGTCCCGCTGTACCTCCCGAGCGGTCTCACGTCCGGGGACGTCGGAGCTCACCTGGACCGGATCGCGGCAGCGTTCGGGGCGCGTCGCGCCACCTTGTCCGGGACGCGGATCGATCAGCTCGAACTTCGCCTGTACTACGCCGACCCTCTTGCCGAACCGTTCGTACTTGCTCCATGCGATGAGTGGGACGGCCGAGCGGTCACGATGGGCCGGACTGAAGAGGGCGACGATTGGAGGCTCCGTCTCGGCCCGCACACGCTGGTTGCAGGGGCCTCGGGCAGCGGCAAGGCGTCGATCGTCTGGGCGCTCCTCTTGGGGCTCGCCGGCGCAGTTCGATCCGGGATGGTCGAAGTGTGGGGCGTTGACCTCAAGGGCGGCATGGAGCTCGGGATGGGTAAGCCTCTCTTGACTCGCTTCGCGAACGACTCGGTGCATGCGGTGACCATGCTCGAGGAGGCCGTCGCTCAGATGCAGGCACGGGCTCGCGACCTCGCCGGGACGACTCGGCAGCACGAAGCTTCCACCGAGGCTCCCCTTGTGATGGTCCTGATCGACGAACTCGCTGCTCTGACGGCGTACGAATCAGACCGGGATCTGCAGCGCCGGGCGAACGCCAGCATCGCAACGCTGGCGTCACAAGGGCGTGCTGTCGGCTTCGTGGTGATCGCGTGCCTGCAGGATCCACGCAAGGAGACGCTGCCCGCGCGGGGGCTCTTCACCCAGACGGTCGGGCTTCGTCTCCGTGACCGGACCGAAACGTCGATGGTGCTCGGTGACGGCTCTGTCGCTGCCGGTGCGCTCTGCCACGAGATCCCGATCGGCGCGCCCGGCACCGCCTACGTCCTGTCCGACGAGCTCGCGACACCGCAGCGGGTGCGGGCTGGGTACGCAGACGATGCCCTGATCACGCACGCGGCACGAGCCTTCGCAGCGCCGCGCTTCAAGCCGGTGGTCGTACCTGAGACACAAAGTGCGCGAGAGCCCGCCCGTCCGCGACGTCGGACGCGGAGCGCTGCTCAATCGAAGGAGGAGTCATGAAGAACATCGCACGATCCGTACTGGTCATCGTCGTCGCTGGGGTGCTCGTCGCCGGCGGTGCGATCGTCGGCCACTTCACCGCAGCGGAACACGCTCCAGCCGCGGCCCAGGCAAAACCGTCGATGTGCAACCTGCGCATCTCGTGGGACACGACGAACGGTGCAGAGCACGCGATCTACGTTGCGCCAGATCCTGCAGACCGTTCACTCGTCCAGCGGTACGGGCACATCGCGAACCAGTCGTGCACTGACGCGCAGCTCACCGACTGGATCGATCAACGACGCAAGGAGCACGCCGCGGTCGACGTCTGCCGTCCAGTGTTGCGCACAGACGACGTGACTGGGTACGTGTACCCGATCGGATGCGCGGTCCCCGAACTGGTGGTGTCTGATGGGCCTCGCTGAGTCAGTCGCGCGCCGTCTCCGTAGTCCGGAGTTCGACCGTTGGATGCGTGGTGCCGCCCGGGTGGGATTCTGCACGAACCCGGTTCGGCTGGTCGGAGCATCCGCGACCTTCGGATCTGAGACGGGGGAGGAGCGCGCCAGGTTCTCGTCGGCCGACCAGCCGGATCACGTCCTCTTCACCCGCTGCGGCAACCGCCGCGCGCAACGCTGCGCCTCGTGCAGCCACGAGTACAAGGGCGACACCTGGCACATGATCATGGCTGGTGCAGCTGGCGGGATGAAGGGCGTTCCCAACTCAGTCGCGGCACACCCGATGGTCTTCCTGACGCTCACCGCTCCGTCATTCGGCGCCGTCCACGGCGCGTCCTGCGCGCGGGCCAAACCTTGCGCACACGGTCGTCGACCGGAATGCGCGACCGGACACGGAGGGGGTAGTCCCGAGCTCGGCGATGCGATTTGCCCAGACTGCTACGACTACGAGGGCCACGTCGTGTGGCAGTACTTCGCGTCCGAGCTGTGGAGGCGATTCACCATCCAGCTTCGGAGAGAGCTCGCCAGAGTCCTTGGCATGAGTCAGCGAGAGGCTTCCACCCTCGTCCGACCACAGTTCGCGAAAGTGGCGGAGTTCCAGAAGCGGGGCGCCGTCCACTTCCACGCGATCGTGCGACTCGACGGTGTCGACAGCGATGATGCTTTCCCAGCGCCAGATGATCGCATGACGACCGCTCACCTGACGCAAGCGATCCGCCAGGCTGCGCGTGCGGTGCGGTATCAACCGCCCAGCCTTCCCTCAGGACGCCTACCGAAGGTGCTCCGTTGGGGGCGGCAGATCGATGTGAAGCCGATCGTTCGAAGCGAAGGTCTCGATGGACGCCTGTCGGATCGTGCCGTCGCCGCCTACATCGCCAAGTACGCGACCAAGGCGACGGAGGATCTGGATGCGGGGGCCTCGCCCCGTCCACACCTCGTCAGGCTCCGCGATATCGCCGAACAGATCGGCGTCGCTGCAGAACCGCACTCGCCGTACGTGCTGCTTGAGCGTTGGTCTCGGATGCTCGGCTTTCGCGGCCACTTCTCGACGAAGTCGAGGCGGTACTCGGTCACACTCGGCTCGCTTCGCGACGCTCGCCATCAGTGGCGACTGGACCGGATCGCTGCTGCCGCCGACAGAGAGCTTGACGGTGCAGAAAGCGAGAGCGTGCTCGTCATCGGGAGTTGGTCCTACGCCGGAATGGGCTGGACCTCGCAGGGCGACAAGGCTCTCGCGATCGAAGCTGCCCGTGCGGCGAGGGAGTGGAGAGATTCACGCAGAACGAAGAGGACAGATGGAGGAGAACATGTTTGCTGATCACGAGGTACAGGAAGAGACGGCGCTTGTCGAGGACGATGCGTACCTCACGCGACGAGAGGCAGCTGCGCGTTGCCGTGTTCCGCTGTCGACGTTCGACGCACTCCGTCGGCAGTGCAGAGTGCCCTACCCCGATGCGCGCATGGGAAAGCACATGCTCTGGAAGACGTCGACCATCGTTGCGTTCCTCGAATCCGGTGGGACCAGTGGCGGAGCGCACTGAACGGCTGGACCCGCGGACGCGCAAGCCCCTCCCTGAGGGAATCAGGTACCGGGCGGACCGGGGCAAGTACCAGGTCCGCGTCTGGGCTACGGGCCTGAACGGTGAGGATCGAGAGCGGAGCTTCCTCGTTGGGTCGCTTGCCGAAGCGAAGCGTGTGCGGAGTGAAGCCCAAACGCGGATCAAGCCAGACGGCGGTATGACCCTCGATGTCTGGC from Curtobacterium sp. MCJR17_020 includes:
- a CDS encoding GntR family transcriptional regulator → MNRLAASDLGELDRASGDPLYRQIADRLLDLMQAGALASGDMLPSTPELSRHFGVAPMTIREALNVLRAAGRIVSEKGKGVYVDGPPPLRVAMRTLSFDASALPALTGALPKLPDLADVLAMLAAGDLRLTDSRALSNRGGLVSAPQWLGEGRVLEIFHKHSGQVFAVSRYVLPEASPHGDAVTESVATLCAVADSVDGLHEEVLSRMPTRSEAADLLLPREQPVLVTRHVGLSDGVEVIRSETVRDGRAPVTLVDLPV
- a CDS encoding plasmid replication, integration and excision activator, whose protein sequence is MALQTAIPVSFDAYFPKGAFMVGEVEPVVKWSDDGQRQGQDLDKNSGQPMWQVRVIDADPDARKGQNEVTVKIISISEPVAPPEIQGLPFRPVVFDGLSVTPYVKENGGRPRVAYSLRAREMKAAAKPRGGE
- a CDS encoding replication initiator, with translation MRGAARVGFCTNPVRLVGASATFGSETGEERARFSSADQPDHVLFTRCGNRRAQRCASCSHEYKGDTWHMIMAGAAGGMKGVPNSVAAHPMVFLTLTAPSFGAVHGASCARAKPCAHGRRPECATGHGGGSPELGDAICPDCYDYEGHVVWQYFASELWRRFTIQLRRELARVLGMSQREASTLVRPQFAKVAEFQKRGAVHFHAIVRLDGVDSDDAFPAPDDRMTTAHLTQAIRQAARAVRYQPPSLPSGRLPKVLRWGRQIDVKPIVRSEGLDGRLSDRAVAAYIAKYATKATEDLDAGASPRPHLVRLRDIAEQIGVAAEPHSPYVLLERWSRMLGFRGHFSTKSRRYSVTLGSLRDARHQWRLDRIAAAADRELDGAESESVLVIGSWSYAGMGWTSQGDKALAIEAARAAREWRDSRRTKRTDGGEHVC
- a CDS encoding FtsK/SpoIIIE domain-containing protein, with product MSWSVRKEVRYWSDEFEGFARRFRWVLIGLMILTLVDLLTTWLPLVWWLNGFVALIFALRRLRVWGTIDEALHRAQQRSISRHIVAAWPALAQTLRLEAHGPSGSRIAAGIGSPSWDADACLVPLYLPSGLTSGDVGAHLDRIAAAFGARRATLSGTRIDQLELRLYYADPLAEPFVLAPCDEWDGRAVTMGRTEEGDDWRLRLGPHTLVAGASGSGKASIVWALLLGLAGAVRSGMVEVWGVDLKGGMELGMGKPLLTRFANDSVHAVTMLEEAVAQMQARARDLAGTTRQHEASTEAPLVMVLIDELAALTAYESDRDLQRRANASIATLASQGRAVGFVVIACLQDPRKETLPARGLFTQTVGLRLRDRTETSMVLGDGSVAAGALCHEIPIGAPGTAYVLSDELATPQRVRAGYADDALITHAARAFAAPRFKPVVVPETQSAREPARPRRRTRSAAQSKEES